A segment of the Leptolyngbya sp. NIES-3755 genome:
CGTCGATCGTTGTCTACTCTCACAGATGCCGTGATTAATGATATTTCTGCGGTTAGGCTCTGGGCGGCGAGTTCTCTAGCGCAGATGGCGACTTTGGGATATGAAACGATCGTAGCTGCGGTTCCACCTTTGATTGAAGGATTGCGGCGTGATCCAGTTGCGGCGATTCGGAGTAATTGCGCTTGGTCACTGGGAGAACTGTGTCGAGAAATGCCCTCGAATGTGATTTATGCAACTGCGATCGATGCTTTGATCGAAGCGTTTGCGGAAGATGAAGATACTGGAGTCCGCGAAGATGCCAAAGCTTCAATGCTGAAAGTGGGTGATGCACGAGGATTACAGGTCATTGAAACCTTGGAGCAAGAAGACTGGTTTTAGAGAAACTTGGAAAGTGCGGTGCCTGGGGCTAAGCAAAGCTTTCTGCGCTTCACGGATCAAGTGAACTTCTCACTCCTCTCCCGCCGCGATTCAGAACATGCGTGTAAATCATCGTGGTCTTCACGTCTTTGTGCCCCAACAGTTCTTGAACCGTGCGAATGTCATACCCAGCTTCGAGGAGATGAGTGGCAAAGCAGTGCCGGAAAGTGTGGCATCCAACCCGCTTCGTAATTCCTGCTGACCGCACCGCTTGCTTTAATGCTTTCTGCACCCCACTCGGATGTAGGTGATATCGTCGAACCAGATTCGTGCGTGGGTCTTTTGTCATCCCAATCGCTGGAAACACAAGTTGCCAAATCCATTCCTTGTCTGCATGGGGATACTTCCGTTCAAGGGCGAATGGCAAATGCACTGAACCATAACCTCGATCGAGGTCGAGTTGATGAGCACGACGCACTCGCTCTAAATGCAGCTTCAACGGGTCCACTAAACTCGTCGGCAACATCGTCACGCGGCTTTCGTAGCCTTTCGGGTTCCGCACGATGATCTGATGCTGAGCGAAGTCTAAATCTTTCACTCGCAGATTCAAGCCTTCATTCAACCGAACTCCACTGCCATAGAGTACTTGTATGACCAGTCGCGGTACTCCAGTTAAGTGTTGAAGCACTGATCTCACTTCGTCTTTGGTCAATACTGTTGGTAATTGCTGCGGTTGCCTGGCTCGAATTGCATTGATCGATTCATCTAATTCTTGTCGCAACACCTCACGATAGAGAAACAGTATGGCACTGAAAGCTTGGTTCTGAGTTGAAGCTGCCACCCGCTCTTGCACGGCGAGATGCGTCAAAAAGGCTTCGACTTCGATCGCGCCCATGTCTTTCGGATGCTGCTTGTTGTGAAATAGGATAAAACGGCGAATCCATTGAACGTAAGCCTCTTCGGTGCGGTAGGAATAATGTCTAACCCGAATGGCATCGCGCACTTGGTCTAACAGCTTTTTGGGTGGTGGTGTCATCTCTCGATCCTGCTTATCAATCAAATCGGGTTGAATCGGATCTTATGCAGAACAGTACAAGCTTTCTTTGAGAAGAAATACGGAAGTTTTCCACCTAATTCCCCTGTTGAGGGGTAATATGCGGAATGTAAGTCGATCTAACGCGCCAAATCTCAGCATTAGGCAGAACGAGTCGATCTAATCCCTCAGTTTGGGATGTTATGCTGACTCTCAGCAGCCTAACTTGCCCAGGTGGGATATTAGGACGACAAAATTCGGTCTAATGTCCAGATAAGGAAGATTAGGCGGAAAGAGTCAGTCTAATAAATAGTTAGTTGTCTCAATACGCTCAGGGCTTTAGCCAAATCGTCCTTCAACATAGTCACGAGTCCGAGAATTCGTTGCACTGCTGAAAATCTTCTGAGTGTCATCGATTTCGATCAGTTGACCGATGCGGCTTTCGTCGGTGCTGAAAAAAGCAGTTCGATCGCTAATTCGCGCCGCCTGTTGCATATTGTGGGTGACAATGACGATCGTAAAATCCTGACGCAACGAATTGATCAATTCCTCGATCTTCATTGTGGCGATCGGATCAAGTGCCGAACAAGGTTCATCCATTAGCAAAACTCTAGGTTTCACTGCCAATGCACGAGCAATACATAATCTTTGCTGTTGTCCACCGGATAAGCTAAGAGCAGATTTTTTTAGATTATCTTTCACTTCATCCCAAAGGGCTGCATCTGCGAGGGCTTTTTCGACAATTTCATCGAGGAGCGATCGGGAAACCCGACTAAACACCCGAACCCCATAAGCGACATTATCGTAAATGCTCATGGGAAAGGGATTCGGCTTTTGAAATACCATGCCAATCTGTCGTCGTAAGCGATTGAGATTCACACGCGGGCTATAGATATCTTGACCAAAAAATTGCACTTGTCCTTTCACTCGCATATCACTTTCGAGTTCACCGATGCGATTGAGTGCTTTGATAAAAGTGGATTTGCCACAGCCTGAAGGACCAATAATCGCGGTGACTTGTCCGGGGTGGATCTCCATTGAGACTGAGGAAAGTGCTTTACGATCGCCATAAAACACATCCACGTTTTGAGCAGACAAGGCGAGTTCAGACTGTGAAATAGAATGCAACATAGGTCAACGTTTCCGGGTAATCAGGCGAGATAAAAGATTGGTAACAGTGACAAGACCAAGCAGGACGAGTGAAGCTGTCCAAGCCATCTGAGTTTGTTCTGGAAAAGCAGAACTCGAATAGTTGTAGATCATCACTGAAAGTGAAGGGGTTGGATTCAAAATCTGCTCAACCCAACTTTGGCTAAACAATGCAGTGAAGATTAGAGGAGCCGTTTCGCCAGATGCTCGTGCGATCGCTAACAGTACTCCGGTCGTAATGCTCGGTAGTGCTGATTTGAGAACAATCTTGAACACCGTTTGAAACGAATTCGCTCCGAGTGCGGCAGATGCAAGCCGTTGATGATTCGGAACCAGTTTTAAGGCTTCTTCGGTTGAGAGAACTACGATCGGTAACATAATCACTGCAAGCGCAAATCCGCCTGCTAGTGCTGAAAATCCGCGATATTCAAAGATTGTAGCGAGAACAATCACTGCATACGCGAACACACCAACCACGATCGAGGGGACCGCACTGAGAATAGATAAAACAAACCGAACCGTTTGAGCAATTGAACCCGATTTACCAATTTCGGATAGATAAACTGCGATCGCAATTCCAAATGGAACACTAAAAAGTGCTGCCATGCTCACCATTAATACAGTGCCTTGAATTGCATTGGCGAATCCACCAACGACGCTCGTATCACCCGCAGGAGCAGGTAAGTTCGTGAAGACTTCCCACTTTAGATTCGGTAAGCCTTGGCGCAGAATTTCAAATAGGACTGATAGTAGTGGAAGTAATGCAAGTCCAGTAAAAAGAACTGCGATCGCGCTCATCGAATAGCTAAAAATTCGTCGATCAAGAGACAGTGGCTTTGTAAGTTGCTGTTCTAAAGTCATTGTTTCAATCCGAATGTTTTAACGATCGAGTTTGCAATCATATTAATGATCAACGTTAGGGCAAATAAAATGAGTGCCAGATACATTAATGCTCCAATATGGAGTTCGTCCAATGCTTCAGGGAATTGGTTCGCGAGAATCGATGGAATCGTATTACCAGAATCTAGTAACGATATGCTTACCTGATCTGAGTTACCTATTACCATCGTAACTGCCATCGTTTCACCGAGTGCTCGTCCCAATGCCAGCATGATCGCGCCGATGATTCCAGATAAACTTGCAGGAATTAACACGGTCGTGATCATTTCCCAACGAGTTGCACCTAATGAAAGGGATGCAGTTCTCAAGTCTTGGGGAATCGCTAACATCACATCTCGGCTAATTGCAGCGATCGTTGGCAAAATCATCACTGCGAGAATCGTTCCAGCAACCAGTAAACTCGGTCCAAAGGTTTCAGTTCCGAATAAAGGAATCCAACCAAAGTTTTGATGTAATGCGGATTGAATCGGTTTTAGAAATGGGATGAGTACGAAAATTCCCCAGAAGCCAATAATGACGCTGGGAATCGATGCAATTAATTCGATCAAAAAGCCTAATGTCGATCGTAGCCATCCAGGTAGAAATTTTTCGCTTGTCACGATCGCAATCATGACCCCGATCGGAACTGCAAATAAAAGCGCGATCGCTGAAGTGACGATCGTGCCATATAAGTACGTTTTCGCTCCGAACTGAAGCTGATTGACATCCCACTCTTGCCGCGTAATAAATCCTAAGCCAAAGGCTTTAATTGCAGGTAAGGCAGCGTTGAAAATAATCCAGCCCATCCAAAGGAGAATTGCGATCGCGCTGAGTGCCAAAATTCTCAATCCCCACGCAAAGACTAGATCAATCCAGGCAGTGTTACCGCCTTCGATCGAGTCTGGAATGGTTCTAGATTGAGGTGGAATCG
Coding sequences within it:
- a CDS encoding PBS lyase HEAT-like repeat protein (similar to AA sequence:cyanobase_aa:LBDG_22500); translated protein: MYSDDELKVLDIEADLADPLDDIPAIEDEVAPKPDPDAMLPLLAASDIQQRMLAARVFCDVQDHRAIPQLINLLSDSCPLVRVSAAYALGRNPSPDAVESLIDRYNQDWNGYVRKGIVWALGNCRDRRSLSTLTDAVINDISAVRLWAASSLAQMATLGYETIVAAVPPLIEGLRRDPVAAIRSNCAWSLGELCREMPSNVIYATAIDALIEAFAEDEDTGVREDAKASMLKVGDARGLQVIETLEQEDWF
- a CDS encoding putative transposase (similar to AA sequence:cyanobase_aa:LBDG_09620), with product MTPPPKKLLDQVRDAIRVRHYSYRTEEAYVQWIRRFILFHNKQHPKDMGAIEVEAFLTHLAVQERVAASTQNQAFSAILFLYREVLRQELDESINAIRARQPQQLPTVLTKDEVRSVLQHLTGVPRLVIQVLYGSGVRLNEGLNLRVKDLDFAQHQIIVRNPKGYESRVTMLPTSLVDPLKLHLERVRRAHQLDLDRGYGSVHLPFALERKYPHADKEWIWQLVFPAIGMTKDPRTNLVRRYHLHPSGVQKALKQAVRSAGITKRVGCHTFRHCFATHLLEAGYDIRTVQELLGHKDVKTTMIYTHVLNRGGRGVRSSLDP
- a CDS encoding phosphate ABC transporter, ATPase subunit (similar to AA sequence:cyanobase_aa:LBDG_22770) produces the protein MLHSISQSELALSAQNVDVFYGDRKALSSVSMEIHPGQVTAIIGPSGCGKSTFIKALNRIGELESDMRVKGQVQFFGQDIYSPRVNLNRLRRQIGMVFQKPNPFPMSIYDNVAYGVRVFSRVSRSLLDEIVEKALADAALWDEVKDNLKKSALSLSGGQQQRLCIARALAVKPRVLLMDEPCSALDPIATMKIEELINSLRQDFTIVIVTHNMQQAARISDRTAFFSTDESRIGQLIEIDDTQKIFSSATNSRTRDYVEGRFG
- a CDS encoding phosphate ABC transporter permease (similar to AA sequence:cyanobase_aa:LBDG_22780) — protein: MTLEQQLTKPLSLDRRIFSYSMSAIAVLFTGLALLPLLSVLFEILRQGLPNLKWEVFTNLPAPAGDTSVVGGFANAIQGTVLMVSMAALFSVPFGIAIAVYLSEIGKSGSIAQTVRFVLSILSAVPSIVVGVFAYAVIVLATIFEYRGFSALAGGFALAVIMLPIVVLSTEEALKLVPNHQRLASAALGANSFQTVFKIVLKSALPSITTGVLLAIARASGETAPLIFTALFSQSWVEQILNPTPSLSVMIYNYSSSAFPEQTQMAWTASLVLLGLVTVTNLLSRLITRKR
- a CDS encoding phosphate ABC transporter permease (similar to AA sequence:cyanobase_aa:LBDG_22790) — protein: MTTIPPQSRTIPDSIEGGNTAWIDLVFAWGLRILALSAIAILLWMGWIIFNAALPAIKAFGLGFITRQEWDVNQLQFGAKTYLYGTIVTSAIALLFAVPIGVMIAIVTSEKFLPGWLRSTLGFLIELIASIPSVIIGFWGIFVLIPFLKPIQSALHQNFGWIPLFGTETFGPSLLVAGTILAVMILPTIAAISRDVMLAIPQDLRTASLSLGATRWEMITTVLIPASLSGIIGAIMLALGRALGETMAVTMVIGNSDQVSISLLDSGNTIPSILANQFPEALDELHIGALMYLALILFALTLIINMIANSIVKTFGLKQ